The genomic segment tgggaacctccatatgccgcaggggcggcccaagaaatagcaaaaagacaaaaaaaaaaaaaaaaaaaaagagtatgctGAAGCCATAGGTGAAGTCCATGAATGCACATAGACTATGTTCTCTAatcataataaagaaaattagaaatcaatgagTAGTCAACAAAAttccatacatttttaaataaaaaatacttctaaataGTTCATAGGTTGATGAAGGAATCAACAAGGGAAACTGGAAAGTATTTTTAActgagaaatattgaaaatacaaCATTATCAACATCTGTGGAATGTAATAGCTAAAGTAGTGCTTAGAGTaaaatttacagttttaaatatatatatacatattagaaAAGGTTTAAAAATCTTTGGCTTACCACGACATACTCTACTATCTCACACTCAATAAGACGGttcatataaaaaacaaaataacaggagttcagtggaaacgaatcttcgtccatgaggaggcagtttgatccctggcctcgctcagtgggttaaggatgtggtgttgccatgggctgtgatgtaggtcgcagatgccgctcggatctggtgttgctatggcataggccagtggctacagctctgattcaacccctagcctgggaacctccatctaccgcaggtgctgccctaaaaaaaataaaaataaaaataaataacaagtgtttccaaagatgtggagaaatggagCCCTTACcacatatgatctagcaattctacttctaggtatatacaGCAAAGAACTCAAAGTAGGGGCATGAACATATACTTGGACAAAAATGTTCACAGGGGCAGTTAATCACAATTGAAAAATGTCTatcagataaatggataaacaaaatgtggtatatacctacgatggaatattatttagccttaaggATATTCTAACATGTACTAGGACATTGATAAGCcttgaggacattgtgctaagtaaAACAAGCCAGTTGCAAGATGAACACTGCAAAGCCAGTTGCAAATCAAACACTGTTGGATTTCAAATATACAAGACCCCTAGAGTACTCAAATTCATAGATAAGAAGTAGATATcacgaaaaaaaaattaaagccaaatcTTGGTTCTGTGAAGAGTTaagcaaaattgataagcctttagcTAGACtgaccaagggaaaaaaagaaatggaaaaaaagggtgggggcAGTAGAAGGAAAACCTTGGAAAGAGATATAATGACCAGGATGGTAGACTGTCCCAGAAATGAAGGGTGTAGAGTAGGAGTGGCCAACAGTGTCAAATGCTGATATAGGTCAAATAAGATACAGACCAAAGTCTATTCAATTTATCCATAAGAAGTCACTGATGACCTTAAAATTGCACATAATAGAGAGGTAGTAGACTGTAATAGACAAAGAGTAAACAGAAATGAGGAAGTGAAAATTTTGAGTGTAGACAAGTCAATCTGAAGAACTCTGACTTTAAAGATAGGGCAAATGTGTTAGCTGGAGGGAGGATACTGGTATTTTTATTGAATGGAAGAAACTAGAGAATGCTTCTTCCCCCAGATAAGCTTTtctaaattgtgataaaatatacaaagaatgttTTAAGTGTTGGTGGAAAagactcagagaaggaaaagttaaGATACAGAAAACAGGTGATAACAGATAGTATAAGGTCCCTGGATAGGTAAAAAGAAACTGGATTCAGGGCTTGAGTAAAAGAATTAGCCTTAAACAGAATGAGACCCAATGataggaaaaaagaggaaagaaaaggtgtAGTTACAGTTAAGTTTATAGGTCTGTGGTAAGAAGTAGCGGGAGTTCTTGTCTGATTGCTTAGACATTTACTTCTCTTAAGTTACAGGTAGAGGTTAGATTgacaagagataaagaagaatTTGAGggaaatgaaacattaaaaaaaaagtgtggaggaaaaaaaaaaaaggatggctaGGAGGCCCTGGAGGCCTAACTGAAACCCAGACCACAAATTTCTAGTCCTAATCATCTACATAGCTTTTGAGTTATGTATATCTCaagaaactgttaaaaaaaaaaaaatggctttgaaccattttaaaaaagtattaataatCAGAAGTTAATACTTACACAGTACTCAAAtgtaccaggcattgttctaagtacttttcacatattaaataatttaattttcatacagCAGTTTGACATAGGTATCATTTTTTATCTGCACTTAAACCAGTAAGGAAAATGAAGCAAAGAGAAGCTAAGGAACAGACTACAGCCACATAATCAGTAAAAATCAGAGTCAAGATGTGAACCCAGGCGGTATGCTGAGTTGTGCCCCTTAACACTACACTGGTTTGCCTCTCAAAGTAAAGCTTAAGTGAACCTAGTTGAAGTAGGAAGAAATGAGGAGGAAAAATACCAGGTGCCAACAATAAAGAGGTAGTGATTCCTGTAAATAGAAGAAGCAGAGTTTGAATAGTTTTATGTGCCATGTGAAAGGCACCAAAGATAAAAGAAACTGTCCTCATACAGTAATGGaaagccacaaaaaaggaaatgagcaaTGCTGGAAGATCcaaggcagaaaggaagaaaagcaaagagtgaaggaaaaagtaaaacccaagatacaaaatgtaaaaaggagaaaaaggtaaaagtgaaagaaagcacatacacacacacacacacatacaccaataaaagggaaaaatgaaacagaagcaaAGTATGCCCAAGCCCCTGAAaactctattttctttgtttggaCCAAAGAATTTACTAGTTTTATCAAAgagtataaagaaaatatttaatagagGGTAGCTCTGAATATGCTTACTAGCTAACATAGGTGAAGATCAGATACTTAAAGATCTGAATtgagaaaacttttaaatttttttaaaaattttatggccacacctgtggcatatggaagttcattgaatccaagccacagctgcagcaaagttGGACTCTTTAACCCACTTTCCTGGAACAGGGGCCGATCTGAATCTCCCCAGCAATCCTGAGCCACCGCAGTTCCcgatttttaacccattgcaccatgctGTGAACTCCTAAgagaaacctttttaaaaaatcaagtaaatgTGTTTCACAAGCCAGAGGACAGCAAAATCCTATTCCAGAAATTACAGTTTTCGGTTACATGCTACCAAGATGTTTGTAATTATGCTGAATTCATCAAAAACTACCAAAACCAAAtagcaacattaaaaaatatataccatttaaTACCTACAGGACAGTAATATAGAATACTGAAATTACAAATTCTTTAGCTATCAAAcatgtgtaattttattttactttatttttttaatcttttttgcttttcagggccatacctgtggcacatggaggttctcaggctagggatccaatgggaactacagctgccagcctacaccatggccacggcaatggcagatctgagctgcgtctgtgacctacaccacagcaacaccagatccctaacccactggaggaggccagggatcgaacccgcatcctcaaggatgctagccGGATTCCTTtccgccacgacaagaactccttaagttttttttttaaagctatacaGTTATTAAAATGGAAGAACATTCAATATGGAGATAAAAGATGTTCTAGAAAGTTTCATCCACCAATTTTCACTCTTATAGGACAGAGTTATCAATGTGAAACACCACAAGGTCAATGATTTACTCCAGGATCAGTTATGTAAAAATGTGCTGCCTAAGGTCACCTTTGGCACTAATAATAATTTTAGtgaagaaattaacataacactcTATGTGCCCTTCAAGCAGGAGTGTAATGTATCTTTAAAGACACACATACAATCACTATTTTATTCTAGATTCTGTGACTAAGATCCAGAGATCTCACTGTCTAAAATGGCGTAAAGTATTTCTGAcataaagaacaaaggaaaactaATGTGGCTTTCAGCTTAAGAGAGAAAATTTCAAGCAATCATTCTGAAGTACATGGAGAAGTGTCTCAATCACGAATGTGGTTCCATTTAAATTTGAAGTAAAAATACCGGAGttccctgtcatggtgcagtggttaatgaatctgaccaggaaccatgaggttgcgggttcgatccctggccttgctcagtgggttaaggatccggcgttgccgtgagctgtggtgtaggctgcagacgcggctcggatcccacgttgctgtggctctggtgtaggccagcagctacagctctgatttgacccctagcctgggaacctccatatgcctcgggagcggctcgagaaaaggcagaaagacaaaaaaaaaaaaaaagtaaaaataccccATATAGCTTATACAAAGATATGCCTAATAGTAGTCTACAAAGTAACAGGAAACCATGgggggaaataaatatatatatatattcaatatatataaataaaaatattaaaaattacagttgGAAGAAGCCAAATTAATCAGGAGCCCCTAACTAGGGAAGGAAAccccttttaaaaatagtctttgaTACATGACTATTTTCAATAACAAGAATTTTATCCTTTACAAAGTTAGGAAGACTTactcaaaatttaaaacctttggtgtattatgaaaaattttagaaacaacaaaatttaaagaatttttacagGAGAATGCCCCCAAAACCATACCCAGATTCTACCACGAACATTCtagaatatttgttttattacaCATCCatccaaactcccatccatcttGATTTTTGATGTTCTACTTTTTAAATGCCTATTAAAATGGTATCTAAATGCAATTTCCAAAGCAAGGTCTGATAACTAAAAAGGACACGTGTAGTAGACAAGCACATGGGGCTCTTGGCATGCAATCACTGGAATTTCTATAGGACCAACATCAATCATGTACTTCCTGTAATTTGACCCATGCTGAGTTAAAATATATCCAATTTTATGACACATTATATTTACTTGTAAGATGTAGCAAAGTAGTTAAGTGAAACACTGAAGACACCTGAGTTTGAAATCTGGGTATCAGTTTACTTGCCAAGTGAGATAGCAGCAGCAATAACAAATGGTTAATAGgttatttaaatgagataatgcatgaaaTGTTTAGCACAGTACTACCTCTTTGAAAGGGCTCAGCAACTGTTAGCAATTATCATCACTCTATTAGCCCAATCTATCGTAACAGGCTCTAGCTGCATTTTTAGGAGGCATTTTAGTTCACCTCTAGTTCTGAAGGAAACCTCCCTGCCAGAGCATCTCCAATAAAACAACTGATTCAAGACAGCTGCTCAAAATCACTGAGCAAAAGGTAGGCAGGAACAGGATTATTTGCTTGGTGTCAAAGTACTACCCCCAAATCACATACAAATCATAAACAGGCAAACCACACTTTAATAGATCTGATAGTCACCACTTTGATCAAGTGGCCACATTTAGTATTCGTAATAGTGTAGCAATGACATTAAATACCTCCTATATGATGTAACATGAAATACACcgcatcatctataaaataatctTTCCAAAGAAAGTTTTCCTCAAGCTAATCAGTTAGGTTTCTTTAGACCTAACTTTCAGTAACAGGAAattcagagggagagaggaataaaTTAAATGACCCCACCAGGAAACAGACAAGCCTAATGTAAGTGGGAGAATTCTCTAAGACAACCGGTTTCATCAATTAAgtatcaggaaaaaaaggagaggaggacACAGGATTTTTCAAAAAGGAACTAAGTGGGTAATTAACAAATGCAACTCAGGAATCTTGACTGAATACCGCTTGGGATTTCCCAAAACGACCTTGGAGTACTATGGAAATTTGCATATGGACTGTTAATTTAGAAAGGTGTTAATGCTATGTAGGGATTAGTAGAATGTCCATAGTTTTGGGAAACACTTGGGGAAATACTGGAGTGTCTTGGTGTTTGCAATTTACTTTCAAATAGTTagagagacacacagaaaggGAAGAGAGGTGGGGGGGTCAATACCACAAAAATGCTAATCACTGAATCTAAGTATTGGAGTATTCACTACATTTTCCCTTAATTTCCGAGAGACTGGTATTTTTcacattaagttttttaaaagtattcctATACTGAGAGGCACAGTAGAAAACATTTCTACAATGGAATTATATCTGGGGACAAATTTCACTTCTATTACTAACTAGTTGTGTGGCCTAAGGCAAAGTTACTTAAAATTACTTAAGTTTCTGTCTCATCTATAAAACTCAAGTAATAATGTCTAAGTCATTAGGTTGTTCTAAGAATCAAATCAGATCACATGTGTAAAATGCCTAGTAGTGTAGCACAGAAAAAGTAAACCTGGTTTGCCTATTTAATGCTATCATTCTAAAATACAGGGCTATAGGAAAACATTCCTTTCATTATCGCCACATTCCACGATAAAGATACATTAGGTAAAATTAAAAGTCCATTGGCAGTTAAAGCGAAGTGACGGGGGTAAGTAAATGCATAATGAagatttatataatattttttaaaatccagtaaTTCCAACTGAGACCCTCTAGGCAAAAAAATCTACCTACCCAAACCATTCGTATCTATCAAATTGTGAAGTCTGCTTTTGGTATTAGCCTCTATCCgaataaaacattaagaaaataagtgGAAGTTAGAGACTTTCTTCCTGACCAACTGATAATCTACTTATACGTTTTCTTAAAAAAACGAagtttttgtcttcatttctatAAGTTCCAATAAAGCACACAATTTTTGGGCTTTATCCTAAATTCTAGTTAAGCATCATACAACTCACAAGCATGCAGTTTCCTTTCATCAGTGCTAACGTAACTCGTCATGTCACTCGCAGGTAACCCTTTTCCGGCTAGGCCAGCAGAAAATGACTAGAAGCAGACCCATCCTCaggtagggaagaaaaaaacgtgggtttttttgttttgttttttaaataagtgtcgccctttttttccccactatcagaaaaagaagcaggggagaggagggaacagTCGGATCTCGGGCTCCCGGCACGACCAGGTGGGACGCTGACACCCCGCCTCCTCGGGGTTAGGGTGCTGGGCACACGCGCGTGCACACTGGGGGCGCCCTGGGAGATCGGGGCAATTTCTCCTGGACGTCAGGGCCCAGGTTCAGTCTCCTCCCTAAAGGATTAGATACCATTGAGAGCACCCGATAGGGTTCTCCCGGTTCCTTACCGTCCAGCGCCCAGATGGGAGACGCACGGTGGCAGCCCTCGGCGGGCGCGCGCGGCGAAAAAGGGCCGGCCCccgccctccccttccctcttcgtTACCTGCGGGCGGCGGTGCCAGGGCCCGGAggcctgctgctcctcctcctcctcccctccaggcTGTGGCGGcgaggtggcggcggcggcggcggcccgggggagggggcggagcgCGCGGCTCgcagcctctctcctcccccgGGAGGCGGAGGGGACCCTATCTCGGGCCGCCGCGCCTAGGCCCGTGGACGGCCTGCGGCTGGGGCATGGCGGCCCCGAGCAGCGGCGTGCCTGCGAGGTGGGGGGCGAGAGGCGGCGGGAGGGAAGAGCGCCGAGGGCCTGAGGGGAGGAGCGAGGGGGCCCCGCGAGCCGCGCGAGCGGCCGTTGGGGGCGGTTGGCCGAGGGCAAGCGGTTTGGGGAGCGCGGCGACGGCTCGCGTTTTCCTGGCGGGtcggggtggggaaggggaaggggagtgaggggaggggagggggaggttggGAGGGAGCCGCCGCCGCGCGCGTGCGGGACGGCGCCGCCGCTGTTGCCGCTCGGCTCACTCCAGCCTGTTTGGGGGCACTTTGTTTGTGTCCCACAATGCTCTGCGCGGGCGGccgggctggggaaggggagggcaagTGGGCGGGGCGGAGCGAGCTCGGGGGCGGGGCGCGAGCGGGGAGACACGGGTATTGCGCAGCCGCAGAAAAGGCCGCTCCCAGTTCGGGGCTTGAACTGTGGGCGACTCGGCCTCCTGACACCCGCGGGTTTTGACACCGCTCGTGCATCTTTGCGTCTGTGCACACGTGCTGATTTACCGATACACACCGCCCAGACCCTGGCCAATTCGCTTTTCCTCTACCCGTCCAAAGCCGCCTTCCCGTTAGCCCTGACAAACATTTCTGGGCATGGTTCAcgcttcttgtctttttttgttttctttgaactAAAACCGAAAGAAACTCCTGTTTTCTCGAGTGGTTTCTGTAGCGGGGTTGAACCGGAACACCCCAGGCGCTTTCTCTTGGTGAGGGAGCTGAGCTGGTAGTGGGCCCATTTCTCGCACACGGAAACTGAGGCCTGCGGAGAGGCGGCCTTGACAGGTGAGGACGCTGAGCCCCGCTGGCTCCCACGCCCGCTTCCGCTGCAGGCAGCCGGTGTCCCGGTTGCCTGCGGCCTTTGCACCCCCGGCGTCATATTGGTGCCCGAGGATTTTTCTAGAACTTCCCTCCCTGGGCCACCTGGCGGGACGTGCGGTTCTGAAGTGACTGAAGGAATTCATCTCGTTCCCCCAAAATATGCCCGTTCCTTCCACAAGCTTGAATTTTTTTGGCTCTACCACCACTAACCTGGCTTTCCGGCGGGGAAGACTGTGGGGCGCCCCGAAGTGACTGGTACGGCCGGGAGGCGCTCTAGAGCTCTCGGTCCACTGCAAAATCATGTAAAGTGGTAAAATTCCTGGACCCCAAGTCTTAGCGTCCCGGGGCGGGCGGGCGAGCGCCCGGGACGGAGATCGGCGGGTAGAAGGGGCGCCAGGGCTGCGGGTACAAGCGCGCTCCAGGCAAGCCCGCCGGCCGCGCAGAGGTGGAGGGGGTGCGGCCTGCAGTGCCTCAGGCGCTCTGGGTTCGCATACTTTGTTTTCCCACGCCTCCAGCTTTTACACCGAAAGACTTCTCTCCAAAGGGCTTTGTGCAAGGTGAGCTGACATCCCGCCCGAAGTAGAGTGGAGATTTCTTTTGAAACACTTGGTAACGTCTTGCATTAATCTTTCCGAGAGACCAGCACCCTAGCACCCCCTCTTTCTAACCACTGAAacccactttaaaaataaaggccataaaaaCAACGTCTAATTTTATAGTCTTTTGCAGTTTCCAACTGCTTTTCCAGTATGTATGTCTAACGGCCACCGCAATTGTAGTACTAATAAGTTTTACCACTATTTCCACCATcattttattattcccatttcagagATCCAAGTCGGAACGATGTGAAAGAGGCCCAGAAAATTTTGTGCTGAAAtttgaagaaggagaaaaaaagaaggtggaaTGCTTACCCTCGGCGGAAAACAGGAGCGACAGAGCAAGTCTCAGGAAGGCCTGAAGTCCTGGTGTTAGAGCAGGTGCACAGGTAACACCTGGAGAAGAATCAGGATGGGAATAAAGTCAAACAAATCGTGTCGACCTCTCCTAGGGTATTCAGTAGGACAGTCAATAAAAGACAACTGGTCAGGTCCTTACTACTCATTACCCAAGGGACTGAGGTGGCAACTTCCTTTCGTGGCAAGAGTAGCAGccctggccaaaaaaacaaaacaaaacaaaaccagctttcttttttagtttactctcttttctcccttt from the Sus scrofa isolate TJ Tabasco breed Duroc chromosome 9, Sscrofa11.1, whole genome shotgun sequence genome contains:
- the LOC102165987 gene encoding proline-rich protein 18-like; the protein is MQFPFISANRPDGRRTVAALGGRARRKRAGPRPPLPSSLPAGGGARARRPAAPPPPPLQAVAARWRRRRRPGGGGGARGSQPLSSPGRRRGPYLGPPRLGPWTACGWGMAAPSSGVPARDPSRNDVKEAQKILC